From a region of the Chroicocephalus ridibundus chromosome 8, bChrRid1.1, whole genome shotgun sequence genome:
- the F3 gene encoding tissue factor, whose amino-acid sequence MLLEDGGRALLLSALLWRLAAAGNPELPTAVNITWSSINFKTILQWQPKPSGYFYTVEIHGQTSDTKKKCILTTETQCDVTDLLRNVKETYTAHILSVMSLGMDNFEEPPFAVSEKFTPYSQTVLGKPEIQNYRQKDSKLTVVFQDPLTPYTFPNGSFQSIRDIFQHDLQYKLYYWKDQSSGKKDTVTKSHTFEVSVDSTKNYCFYIQGIIPSRRENRNGQESMVVCTSVERNILDEYGAEVFIIIAVLAIAVITLAIVLSVILCKRKKAKAAREKEPLNGV is encoded by the exons ATGCTGCTGGAGGACGGTGGCCGGGCTCTGCTGCTGAGCGCCCTGCTGTGGCGACTGGCCGCCGCCG GCAATCCAGAACTACCAACAGCTGTTAATATAACTTGGTCTTCAATCAATTTTAAAACTATCCTACAGTGGCAACCAAAACCATCAGGTTACTTCTATACAGTAGAAATACACGG GCAGACAtctgacaccaaaaaaaaatgcatactgaCAACAGAAACACAGTGTGATGTTACTGACCTGCTCAGGAACGTAAAAGAGACCTATACAGCACACATACTGTCTGTAATGTCCTTGGGGATGGATAACTTTGAAGAACCACCTTTTGCAGTCTCTGAAAAATTTACGCCTTACAGTCAGA CTGTTCTCGGAAAACCGGAGATACAGAATTACAGACAAAAAGATTCAAAACTGACTGTTGTGTTCCAAGATCCGCTTACACCATATACATTTCCTAATGGAAGCTTTCAAAGTATTCGAGATATTTTCCAACATGACCTGCAATACAAGCTCTATTACTGGAAAGACCAAAGTTCTGGAAAG aaagaTACAGTAACAAAAAGCCATACATTTGAAGTAAGCGTTGACAGCACAAAGAACTATTGCTTCTACATACAGGGAATCATTCCCTCCCGCAGAGAAAACCGTAATGGTCAAGAAAGTATGGTGGTTTGTACCAGTGTAGAAAGAAATATCTTAGATG AATACGGAGCCGAAGTCTTTATCATCATAGCAGTGCTAGCAATTGCAGTCATCACTCTTGCCATTGTCCTATCGGTGATCCTGTGTAAACGcaagaaagcaaaagctgcaagaGAAAAGGAACCGCTTAATGGTgtctaa